From Musa acuminata AAA Group cultivar baxijiao chromosome BXJ3-8, Cavendish_Baxijiao_AAA, whole genome shotgun sequence, one genomic window encodes:
- the LOC135645774 gene encoding rac-like GTP-binding protein 2 isoform X2, protein MSATRFIKCVTVGDGAVGKTCMLICYTSNKFPTDYIPTVFDNFSANVSVDGSIVNLGLWDTAGQEDYSRLRPLSYRGADIFILAFSLISRASYENVLKKWMPELRRFAPKVPVILVGTKLDLRNDKTYLADHPAATTITAAQGEGLRKQIGAAAYIECSSKTQQEFCVWRRMCCLEIRKKLIMVC, encoded by the exons ATGAGTGCTACGAGGTTCATTAAATGTGTGACTGTCGGAGATGGGGCTGTGGGGAAGACCTGCATGCTCATCTGCTACACCAGCAACAAGTTCCCCACC GATTATATTCCTACTGTGTTTGACAACTTCAGTGCTAATGTCTCTGTGGATGGCAGCATTGTCAACTTAGGGTTGTGGGATACTGCAG GACAAGAAGACTATAGCAGATTGAGGCCTCTGAGTTATAGAGGAGCAGATATATTTATTCTGGCCTTCTCTCTAATTAGCAGGGCAAGCTATGAAAATGTTCTTAAGAAG TGGATGCCTGAACTCCGTCGCTTTGCACCCAAAGTTCCAGTTATTCTGGTTGGAACCAAGCtag ATCTTCGCAATGACAAAACATATCTTGCTGATCATCCAGCTGCAACTACAATAACTGCAGCACAG GGAGAAGGGCTCAGGAAACAGATTGGTGCTGCAGCGTATATCGAGTGTAGCTCGAAAACCCAACAG GAATTTTGTGTGTGGAGGCGCATGTGTTGCCTAGAAATTAGAAAGAAACTAATCATGGTATGCTGA
- the LOC135645774 gene encoding rac-like GTP-binding protein 2 isoform X1, which yields MSATRFIKCVTVGDGAVGKTCMLICYTSNKFPTDYIPTVFDNFSANVSVDGSIVNLGLWDTAGQEDYSRLRPLSYRGADIFILAFSLISRASYENVLKKWMPELRRFAPKVPVILVGTKLDLRNDKTYLADHPAATTITAAQGEGLRKQIGAAAYIECSSKTQQNVKAVFDTAIKVVLQPSRRKEMAKKNKRNSGCLMANFVCGGACVA from the exons ATGAGTGCTACGAGGTTCATTAAATGTGTGACTGTCGGAGATGGGGCTGTGGGGAAGACCTGCATGCTCATCTGCTACACCAGCAACAAGTTCCCCACC GATTATATTCCTACTGTGTTTGACAACTTCAGTGCTAATGTCTCTGTGGATGGCAGCATTGTCAACTTAGGGTTGTGGGATACTGCAG GACAAGAAGACTATAGCAGATTGAGGCCTCTGAGTTATAGAGGAGCAGATATATTTATTCTGGCCTTCTCTCTAATTAGCAGGGCAAGCTATGAAAATGTTCTTAAGAAG TGGATGCCTGAACTCCGTCGCTTTGCACCCAAAGTTCCAGTTATTCTGGTTGGAACCAAGCtag ATCTTCGCAATGACAAAACATATCTTGCTGATCATCCAGCTGCAACTACAATAACTGCAGCACAG GGAGAAGGGCTCAGGAAACAGATTGGTGCTGCAGCGTATATCGAGTGTAGCTCGAAAACCCAACAG AATGTCAAGGCTGTCTTCGATACTGCAATCAAGGTAGTTCTTCAACCTTCACGAAGGAAGGAGATggccaagaaaaataaaagaaactctGGTTGTCTAATGGC GAATTTTGTGTGTGGAGGCGCATGTGTTGCCTAG